In the Bacteroidales bacterium genome, one interval contains:
- a CDS encoding tetratricopeptide repeat protein: MLSNKYNFNKVFFLFITITCFSHHTFSQDETIDSLKSKLVLAQSTEKIDLLHQLTRELWYYEPDEAMKYAEMAYQLSFSFNDSSNMAMALKNKGIVLYFTGENKNAINCYNKALKIYTKLNEKKGISSCVNNLGIIYMDLGNYKKALLFYQKSIQTDIELNDEQALASSLSNAGIVYHFQGMYDMAIAYYQKSLALEIKFKNYDGIGECLMNIGVAYQDNGMSPESKNYYDKALIIFKKTANKNRFAMTCYNIAKMLYTQKDYFKSYLYIRHSLKIRYEIDDLQGIASGLNLLALIYEATGNDEKANEYLFKSLLMELELGNKRRASIVLSNKGMMLLKNEEYEEALNFFLNSMEIAKDINARHELLDNYQNLSKVYYLIDDSTRGLYYDDMYWILADSIQKDAKHFSKGSLFVKDSNEKVKTSRVNHDLNGTETDKKMYYFIFSAAFVIFIIVFIFLRSKKST; the protein is encoded by the coding sequence ATGCTAAGCAATAAATACAATTTTAATAAAGTTTTTTTTCTGTTTATTACTATTACTTGCTTTTCGCATCATACGTTTTCACAAGATGAAACCATTGACAGCCTTAAATCAAAACTGGTTTTAGCTCAAAGTACCGAAAAAATTGATTTACTGCATCAACTCACACGCGAACTTTGGTATTATGAGCCCGATGAAGCCATGAAATATGCTGAAATGGCATATCAGCTTTCTTTTTCCTTTAATGATTCATCAAATATGGCTATGGCGCTAAAAAACAAAGGAATTGTTCTTTATTTTACCGGTGAAAACAAAAACGCAATAAATTGTTACAACAAAGCTCTTAAAATTTATACAAAACTTAATGAAAAAAAAGGTATTTCCAGTTGTGTCAATAACCTTGGTATCATTTATATGGATTTGGGCAATTATAAAAAAGCACTGCTATTTTATCAAAAAAGTATACAAACAGATATTGAATTAAATGACGAACAAGCCTTGGCAAGCTCACTGAGCAATGCCGGGATAGTTTATCACTTTCAGGGAATGTACGATATGGCTATTGCTTATTATCAGAAATCACTTGCTCTGGAAATAAAATTTAAAAATTATGACGGCATTGGCGAATGTCTTATGAACATCGGGGTAGCTTATCAGGATAACGGAATGAGCCCTGAAAGCAAAAATTATTATGATAAAGCATTGATTATTTTTAAAAAAACAGCTAATAAAAACCGTTTTGCAATGACGTGTTACAACATTGCCAAAATGCTATACACACAAAAAGATTATTTTAAATCGTATCTGTATATCAGGCATTCCCTTAAAATAAGATATGAGATTGACGACCTGCAGGGAATTGCATCAGGCTTGAATTTGCTCGCGTTGATTTATGAGGCTACAGGCAATGATGAAAAAGCTAATGAATATCTTTTTAAATCATTATTAATGGAATTGGAACTTGGAAATAAAAGAAGGGCATCCATTGTTCTTTCGAACAAAGGAATGATGTTGCTAAAAAATGAAGAATACGAAGAGGCCCTTAACTTTTTCCTGAACAGCATGGAAATTGCTAAAGATATTAATGCCCGTCATGAATTACTGGATAATTATCAGAACCTTTCAAAAGTGTACTATTTGATTGATGATTCAACCAGAGGGCTTTATTATGATGATATGTATTGGATTTTAGCCGATTCCATACAAAAGGATGCAAAACATTTTTCAAAAGGCAGTTTATTTGTAAAAGACAGCAATGAGAAGGTAAAGACAAGCCGTGTCAACCATGATTTAAATGGCACGGAAACAGATAAAAAAATGTACTATTTTATTTTTTCGGCCGCATTTGTCATTTTTATTATAGTTTTTATATTTTTACGGAGCAAAAAAAGTACTTAA
- a CDS encoding 4a-hydroxytetrahydrobiopterin dehydratase, producing MWIEKDNSLERTFEFKNFIEAFAFITKVALLCEKMNHYPVWENSRHLVTIKLISHDNEHAVSDKNYELSSQIDEIYYHL from the coding sequence ATGTGGATAGAAAAAGATAACAGCCTGGAACGCACCTTTGAGTTTAAAAACTTTATTGAAGCTTTTGCTTTTATTACAAAAGTGGCCTTGTTATGCGAAAAAATGAATCATTATCCTGTTTGGGAGAACTCACGGCATCTGGTAACCATAAAATTAATTTCTCACGACAATGAACATGCTGTTTCAGATAAAAATTACGAGCTTTCAAGTCAGATAGACGAAATCTATTACCACCTCTGA
- a CDS encoding CapA family protein: MKKVIILKLFLIFFVFSAQAQDTTQTIASKDTIVIVGVGDVMLGTIIPSREFLPPNEDCSNEFVNVKHIFQNADVAFCNLEGVFTDTPAGRKSCKNTNSCWTFGMPTKFVNCLVDAGFDLISVANNHTKDFGPTGKESTAKTLENAGLQYAGWLTKPYAIYENDSVKYGFCAFSPETGNCDVRNYAEARKLVHFLDSICDIVIVSFHSGAEGAEHQHVPRRDESYMGYNRGNVYGFAHQVIDAGADVVFGHGPHVTRAVEVYNDRFIAYSMGNFCTYSKISVAGVCGLAPIMEVFTDKTGKFLKAQIHSTKQIKYQPPLFDESKQVLKIIQNLTKTDFPEVKIKITDEGVVTMEKF; encoded by the coding sequence ATGAAGAAAGTCATCATTTTAAAACTCTTTCTCATTTTTTTTGTTTTTAGTGCCCAAGCACAGGACACTACGCAAACTATAGCCTCCAAAGACACTATTGTAATAGTTGGTGTGGGCGATGTGATGCTGGGGACGATTATTCCATCCCGGGAATTTTTACCTCCCAATGAAGATTGCTCTAATGAATTTGTCAATGTAAAACATATTTTTCAGAATGCTGATGTGGCTTTTTGCAATTTAGAAGGAGTCTTTACCGATACACCTGCCGGGCGTAAATCCTGTAAAAACACCAATTCCTGCTGGACTTTCGGGATGCCCACAAAATTTGTGAATTGTTTGGTGGATGCAGGTTTCGACCTTATCAGCGTGGCAAATAACCACACCAAAGATTTTGGGCCAACAGGCAAGGAAAGCACAGCCAAAACACTGGAAAATGCAGGGCTGCAATATGCAGGCTGGCTGACGAAGCCTTACGCCATATATGAAAATGACAGCGTGAAATATGGTTTTTGTGCTTTTTCGCCCGAAACCGGAAATTGCGATGTACGCAATTATGCCGAAGCTCGCAAGCTGGTTCATTTTCTGGATTCTATCTGTGATATAGTAATAGTTTCATTCCACAGCGGTGCCGAAGGAGCCGAACATCAGCATGTTCCGCGTAGAGATGAATCGTACATGGGCTATAACCGTGGCAATGTGTATGGATTTGCACATCAGGTGATTGATGCCGGTGCCGATGTGGTTTTTGGGCATGGGCCGCATGTAACAAGAGCCGTGGAAGTTTATAATGACCGGTTTATTGCATACAGCATGGGAAATTTTTGTACTTACAGCAAAATAAGTGTAGCAGGTGTTTGTGGACTGGCTCCGATTATGGAAGTTTTTACGGATAAAACAGGCAAGTTTCTGAAAGCACAGATTCATTCTACCAAACAAATTAAGTATCAGCCACCGCTATTCGATGAGAGCAAACAAGTATTAAAAATTATTCAAAACCTGACTAAAACTGATTTTCCGGAAGTGAAGATAAAAATCACTGATGAGGGTGTAGTAACAATGGAAAAGTTTTGA
- the tsaD gene encoding tRNA (adenosine(37)-N6)-threonylcarbamoyltransferase complex transferase subunit TsaD: protein MNSYILGIESSCDDTSAAVANNNLLLSNVVASQEIHKNYGGVVPEYASRAHQINIIPVIDHALQKANVQKNQLSAIAFTRGPGLLGSLIVGVSVAKAMALVLKIPMIEIDHIQAHVLSHFIAEPDIDRQHPQFPYLCLLVSGGHTQIIMVKSFSEFHTLSNTIDDAAGETFDKAAKILGLPYPGGLQIDKYARQGNPKTYKFPEPKTPDKHFSFSGLKTSFLYFIRDELKKDPLFIEHHIHDLCASIQQTIINILVKKLIHISEQNGIKEISISGGVSANSLLRNTLSEIREKQRWNLFLPKPEFCTDNAAMIAVAGYYKFLNNDFADIKSVPYTRYKGK from the coding sequence ATGAACTCATATATCTTAGGCATCGAATCGTCATGCGATGACACCTCAGCAGCCGTTGCCAACAACAACCTCCTGCTTTCCAATGTCGTAGCCAGCCAGGAAATTCATAAAAACTATGGCGGGGTTGTGCCTGAATATGCTTCACGCGCCCACCAGATTAATATTATCCCTGTTATTGACCATGCGTTGCAGAAAGCAAATGTACAAAAAAATCAATTATCAGCTATCGCTTTTACACGTGGCCCCGGCCTGCTGGGTTCATTAATTGTGGGGGTTTCCGTCGCAAAAGCCATGGCATTGGTGCTGAAAATACCCATGATAGAAATTGACCACATACAGGCACATGTGCTTTCTCATTTTATTGCCGAGCCGGATATTGACAGGCAGCATCCGCAGTTTCCTTATTTATGCCTGTTGGTCTCGGGCGGGCATACCCAGATAATTATGGTGAAAAGCTTTTCAGAGTTTCACACCCTCAGCAACACCATTGACGATGCTGCAGGCGAGACTTTCGACAAAGCTGCAAAAATTCTGGGGCTCCCATACCCAGGCGGTCTGCAAATAGACAAGTATGCCCGGCAGGGCAATCCCAAAACTTATAAATTCCCTGAACCCAAAACCCCGGATAAGCATTTCAGCTTCAGCGGGCTAAAAACATCTTTTCTGTACTTCATCAGGGATGAATTAAAAAAAGATCCTCTTTTTATTGAACATCACATCCATGACCTTTGCGCCTCCATACAACAAACCATCATCAATATCCTTGTCAAAAAATTAATACATATTTCCGAGCAAAACGGCATAAAAGAAATTTCCATCTCAGGGGGTGTTTCGGCGAATTCATTGCTGCGAAATACGCTGTCGGAAATCCGGGAAAAGCAGCGGTGGAACCTCTTCCTTCCCAAGCCTGAATTCTGTACCGACAATGCCGCCATGATAGCTGTGGCAGGGTATTATAAATTTTTAAATAATGACTTTGCGGATATAAAGTCGGTGCCTTATACACGATATAAGGGAAAATGA
- a CDS encoding glycosyltransferase family 9 protein, with protein MQPIKKILIIRFSSIGDIVLTSPVARCIKKQLPDAELHFLLKKQYIPLLAENPYISKIHTFEKKVKEIIPELKNEKFDFIVDLQKNRRSIFVRACLGVPSGTFNKLNKKKWLYTNFKINLLPKVHVVDRYYQAVEKLNVISDVQGLDFFIPDNDKVDINKFLPENFHFGFIALTGGSKQNTKQLPFEKMLEICKAVDKPIVLLGGTEDFDKSEKVRATLGEKVFNACGLLNINQSASVAQQADAVITTDTGLMHIAAALGKKVISIWGNTVPDFGMYPYDPSGKENFHIVEVKALKCRPCSKLGYKQCPKKHFRCMMEIDVGRISELATQL; from the coding sequence ATGCAGCCCATTAAAAAAATCCTCATCATCCGTTTCAGTTCTATAGGCGATATAGTACTTACTTCACCCGTTGCTCGTTGCATTAAAAAGCAACTGCCGGATGCAGAGTTGCATTTTCTTTTAAAAAAACAGTACATTCCATTACTTGCAGAAAATCCATACATAAGCAAGATTCACACTTTTGAAAAAAAAGTGAAAGAGATTATTCCGGAGTTAAAAAATGAAAAATTTGATTTTATAGTTGACCTGCAGAAGAATCGCCGTTCCATCTTTGTCAGGGCATGCCTGGGAGTGCCTTCAGGAACATTCAACAAATTGAACAAAAAGAAATGGCTTTACACTAATTTTAAAATAAATCTGTTGCCAAAGGTTCATGTGGTTGACCGCTATTATCAGGCAGTAGAAAAACTTAATGTTATTAGCGATGTGCAAGGCCTTGATTTTTTCATACCTGATAATGATAAAGTTGATATTAATAAATTTTTACCTGAAAATTTCCACTTTGGGTTTATTGCTCTTACTGGTGGAAGCAAACAAAATACCAAACAACTGCCATTTGAAAAAATGCTGGAAATCTGTAAGGCCGTTGACAAACCCATTGTGTTGTTGGGTGGTACAGAAGATTTTGATAAATCCGAAAAAGTACGTGCTACACTTGGTGAAAAAGTTTTTAATGCATGTGGCCTTTTGAATATTAATCAATCTGCATCCGTGGCTCAGCAGGCCGATGCAGTTATCACCACCGATACCGGCTTGATGCATATTGCAGCAGCTTTAGGTAAAAAAGTCATTTCCATTTGGGGGAATACAGTACCTGATTTTGGTATGTATCCTTATGACCCTTCAGGAAAAGAAAATTTTCACATTGTTGAAGTTAAGGCGCTTAAGTGCCGTCCCTGCAGCAAACTCGGTTATAAACAATGTCCGAAAAAACATTTTCGCTGCATGATGGAAATTGATGTTGGAAGAATTTCGGAACTTGCAACCCAATTATAA
- a CDS encoding FUSC family protein, with translation MKIKIKSSIKIILYFILTALILCIPALYNRYVLFYTDSALYLESAMTLAPSLDRPIGYGFFIRATTWQTSLWYAIFMQGMIASLLIYHSLKTVLVHIGFKKIYHFLTLCILVIFSTLGWYTSLLMPDVLTSFLILAVFNVIFGKNNIITYILYSTLLFFIIFSHLSNFPILLMILATLWLFILLKKTFASYRKKTLYRTLLVLIVFLGTITYLIKYNYDHYGKATISPTSGVFTFARLIDTGVIDIYLRDNYDKKNYQICQFKDDIPSSSQMFLWDLNGIFYKMGGWANYQEEPKIIVNNIFKSPKYYGTIVKDFSLSTLKQLLEFKVGDDLLNFTSESWRSVYDKIIQCYPKKEIKHEFCTSKQSKEEFKFDTLNDVILLFVVLSLILIAFIVSRYKIHDKIYLFLVVNLSGVIFNAAVCANLSNVLNRYQARVVWIIPFIAIVLFLNYILPRLISYIRK, from the coding sequence ATGAAAATAAAAATAAAATCTTCGATAAAAATCATATTGTATTTTATCCTGACAGCGCTCATACTTTGCATTCCTGCATTATACAACAGGTATGTTCTTTTTTATACTGATTCGGCACTGTATCTGGAGTCGGCCATGACATTGGCTCCCTCATTGGACAGACCCATTGGATACGGATTCTTCATCAGGGCAACAACCTGGCAAACGTCGCTGTGGTATGCAATTTTCATGCAGGGAATGATTGCGTCATTGTTGATATACCACTCACTTAAAACTGTCCTGGTCCATATTGGTTTTAAAAAAATATATCATTTCCTGACTTTATGCATTCTGGTAATTTTTTCCACACTTGGATGGTACACTAGTTTGCTGATGCCCGATGTGCTGACTTCCTTTCTGATTCTGGCTGTCTTCAATGTCATTTTCGGGAAAAACAATATTATAACTTATATCCTTTACTCAACCTTATTATTTTTTATCATCTTCTCTCACTTGAGCAACTTTCCCATATTACTGATGATACTGGCAACCCTCTGGCTTTTCATACTGTTGAAAAAGACATTTGCTTCCTACAGAAAAAAAACTTTATACCGTACCCTTTTGGTATTGATAGTTTTTTTAGGAACAATAACTTACCTGATAAAATATAATTACGACCATTACGGAAAAGCGACCATATCACCTACCAGTGGTGTTTTTACATTTGCAAGATTAATAGACACGGGGGTTATTGACATTTACCTCAGGGACAACTATGATAAAAAAAATTACCAGATATGCCAATTCAAAGACGATATTCCCAGTTCCTCACAAATGTTTTTATGGGATTTGAATGGAATTTTTTACAAAATGGGTGGTTGGGCTAATTACCAGGAAGAGCCCAAAATAATAGTCAACAATATCTTTAAATCTCCAAAGTATTACGGAACCATTGTAAAAGATTTCTCCCTTTCTACTTTGAAGCAACTGCTGGAGTTCAAGGTCGGAGACGACCTGCTGAATTTTACATCGGAATCCTGGAGATCAGTATATGATAAAATCATACAATGCTATCCAAAAAAAGAAATTAAACATGAATTTTGTACTTCAAAACAATCTAAGGAAGAATTTAAATTCGACACTTTAAATGATGTTATCCTGCTTTTTGTTGTATTATCATTAATACTTATTGCTTTTATTGTTAGCAGGTATAAAATTCATGACAAAATATATCTTTTTCTTGTAGTGAATCTCTCCGGAGTTATATTCAATGCAGCGGTATGCGCCAATTTATCTAATGTACTGAACCGTTACCAGGCAAGAGTTGTGTGGATAATTCCTTTTATTGCCATCGTATTATTTTTGAATTATATACTTCCCAGACTAATTTCTTATATCCGGAAATAA
- the pheT gene encoding phenylalanine--tRNA ligase subunit beta has protein sequence MKISYNWLKQYTGIEANPEDLSKLLTDCGLEVEAIEHKGIDKSRLEGIVIGLVVDKCKHPNADKLSLTKVDVGSGDLLSIVCGAPNVDKGQKVLVATVGTKMSTPKGEFVLQKTKLRGELSEGMICAEDELGLGDSHEGIMILDNEAPVGKAAKDYFDAGEDFVFEIGLTPNRSDATSHIGVARDVIAVLNCRNDSTHQIKLPDVSQFKPDNQSLKIDIVVEDTEACPRYTGLAIRNVEVKESPAWLQEKIKSVGVRPINNIVDITNYVLFETGQPLHAFDADVITGKTVIVKKLPQDTAFRTLDGVERKLNSSDLMICNSKEGMCIAGVFGGEKSGVTNTTKNIFLESAYFSPGGIRKTSKYHGLKTDASFRFERGADPNITIYAIKRAALLIKEIAGGDISSDIVDVYPQVIEDKKITYSLDKLDAVAGKHIEKQKVLNILTSLEIKVNSDSENILTLSVPPLKTDVTREIDVTEEILRIYGYNNIEFSELLTTSLSYFPKPDPEKMQNIISDYLTAKGFYEIITNSLSKSDYYSSNENIFQTGELVPIFNPLSKELNVMRQTMLFSGLECVSHNKNHKNNNTLFYEFGKVYFRKDTVSDNPLEKYQEFRRLALFASGNIVNDSWDADEKQADFYFIKAMADNIFKRLAIDIKNLSILENSTPALYSNQLGYVYYNKMVCNLGCLHPSITGQFDIKGPVFFAEFDWDMMVFDLPTKSIKYHEISRFPEVKRDLALLLNKSVKYAEVEQIAYETEPKLVKKVELFDIYESEDIGRDKKSYAVSYILQDEERTLTDERIEKTMTKLIQAYKTKLDAEIR, from the coding sequence ATGAAAATATCATACAACTGGCTGAAACAATACACAGGCATTGAAGCAAACCCTGAAGACTTATCAAAACTGCTTACGGATTGCGGTCTGGAAGTGGAAGCCATAGAACATAAAGGCATTGATAAAAGCCGGCTTGAAGGTATCGTAATTGGTCTGGTGGTTGATAAATGCAAGCATCCCAATGCCGACAAGCTCAGCCTCACAAAAGTAGATGTTGGCTCGGGTGATTTACTTTCAATTGTTTGCGGCGCTCCCAATGTTGATAAAGGTCAGAAAGTGCTGGTGGCTACTGTGGGAACAAAAATGTCAACCCCCAAAGGAGAATTTGTGCTGCAAAAAACCAAGCTGCGCGGCGAGCTGTCAGAAGGGATGATATGTGCCGAAGACGAACTCGGCCTGGGTGATTCGCATGAAGGCATTATGATTCTTGACAATGAAGCGCCTGTTGGCAAAGCAGCGAAAGATTACTTTGATGCAGGTGAAGATTTTGTTTTTGAGATTGGATTAACGCCAAACCGTTCGGATGCCACCTCACATATCGGTGTTGCCCGTGATGTTATTGCCGTGCTGAACTGCCGTAACGACAGCACGCACCAAATAAAACTACCTGATGTTAGTCAATTCAAACCCGACAATCAAAGTCTTAAAATAGATATTGTAGTTGAAGACACAGAAGCCTGTCCACGATATACAGGATTGGCCATCCGCAATGTTGAAGTTAAAGAATCGCCTGCCTGGCTTCAGGAAAAAATAAAATCCGTGGGTGTGCGCCCCATTAACAACATTGTTGATATTACCAATTATGTGCTTTTTGAAACAGGCCAGCCACTGCATGCCTTTGATGCCGATGTTATCACAGGCAAGACGGTGATAGTAAAAAAACTTCCGCAAGACACCGCATTCCGCACACTGGATGGCGTGGAACGTAAATTGAATTCTTCCGACCTGATGATATGCAACAGCAAGGAAGGCATGTGCATTGCCGGGGTGTTCGGAGGCGAAAAATCGGGAGTAACAAACACCACGAAAAATATTTTTCTGGAAAGCGCTTATTTCAGTCCGGGAGGCATACGGAAAACATCAAAATATCACGGTCTGAAGACGGATGCCTCTTTCCGTTTCGAAAGAGGTGCCGACCCAAACATAACAATTTATGCCATTAAACGCGCAGCATTACTCATTAAAGAAATCGCTGGCGGAGATATTTCATCGGATATTGTTGATGTTTACCCTCAAGTTATCGAAGACAAAAAAATTACTTATTCCTTAGACAAACTGGATGCGGTAGCCGGAAAACATATTGAAAAACAAAAAGTGCTTAACATTCTGACTTCACTTGAAATAAAAGTGAATTCGGATAGTGAAAATATCCTTACGTTATCCGTGCCCCCTTTAAAAACCGATGTAACAAGAGAGATAGATGTTACTGAGGAAATACTGCGTATCTACGGTTATAATAATATTGAATTCAGTGAATTGCTCACAACCTCTTTAAGCTACTTTCCAAAGCCTGATCCTGAAAAAATGCAGAATATAATTTCTGATTACCTCACTGCAAAAGGGTTTTATGAAATTATCACGAATTCGCTTAGCAAATCCGATTATTATTCTTCTAATGAAAATATCTTTCAAACGGGAGAGCTTGTTCCCATCTTTAACCCGCTGAGCAAAGAACTGAATGTGATGCGTCAAACCATGCTGTTCAGCGGCCTCGAATGTGTTTCACATAATAAAAATCATAAAAACAACAATACTCTTTTTTATGAGTTCGGGAAAGTATATTTCCGCAAAGACACCGTTTCGGACAACCCACTCGAAAAGTATCAGGAATTTCGCCGCCTGGCTTTATTTGCAAGCGGAAATATCGTCAACGATTCATGGGATGCCGATGAAAAACAAGCTGATTTTTACTTTATAAAAGCAATGGCAGATAATATTTTCAAACGCCTAGCCATTGACATAAAAAATTTAAGCATTCTTGAAAATTCAACACCTGCCCTTTACAGCAATCAGTTAGGTTATGTTTATTATAATAAAATGGTTTGTAATTTAGGATGCCTTCATCCATCGATTACCGGGCAGTTTGATATTAAAGGCCCTGTGTTTTTTGCTGAATTCGACTGGGACATGATGGTTTTTGACCTGCCTACAAAAAGCATAAAATACCATGAAATAAGCAGGTTCCCGGAAGTAAAGCGCGACCTTGCCTTGTTGTTAAACAAATCGGTAAAATACGCTGAAGTCGAGCAAATAGCTTATGAAACAGAACCCAAACTGGTTAAAAAAGTTGAACTTTTCGATATTTATGAAAGTGAAGACATAGGCCGTGATAAAAAATCCTATGCCGTAAGTTATATCTTGCAAGATGAAGAAAGGACACTGACAGACGAACGTATTGAAAAAACCATGACCAAACTCATACAAGCTTATAAAACCAAGCTTGATGCCGAAATAAGATAA
- a CDS encoding radical SAM protein produces the protein MSNSLFHSIIFGPVRSRRLGVSLGINLLPTHVKFCSFNCIYCECGWTEASDVSQANFHPREEIFRELETKLLTLKGQQLDVDSLTYAGNGEPTMHPQFNEIVDDTLSLRDKYFPLAKVTVLSNSTMLSNEKVFRALLKTNNLMKLDSGTEETFQIINNPRISITLSEIVNNLKRFDGRLVIQSMFVRGKIGDKIIDNTQESELNTWLKHLDEIKPAEVQVYSIDRRPPLAQLEKISREELLEIANKVEQLNLKAIVY, from the coding sequence ATGTCCAACAGCCTGTTCCATTCCATTATTTTCGGCCCGGTACGAAGCAGAAGACTGGGCGTTTCCCTTGGCATTAACTTACTGCCGACTCATGTAAAATTCTGCTCTTTTAATTGTATTTACTGCGAATGCGGATGGACGGAAGCCAGTGATGTAAGCCAGGCAAATTTTCATCCCCGGGAAGAAATATTTCGTGAACTTGAAACCAAACTTTTAACACTGAAAGGGCAACAGTTAGATGTAGACTCGCTGACTTATGCAGGAAACGGAGAGCCCACCATGCATCCTCAATTCAACGAAATTGTTGATGATACGTTGAGCCTCAGAGACAAATATTTCCCTTTGGCAAAAGTTACTGTGCTATCAAACTCCACAATGCTTTCGAACGAAAAAGTGTTTCGGGCTTTGCTCAAAACCAACAACCTGATGAAACTTGACTCCGGAACAGAAGAAACTTTTCAGATTATCAACAACCCCAGAATCAGCATCACGCTAAGTGAAATTGTGAACAACCTGAAACGCTTTGATGGCAGACTGGTCATTCAAAGTATGTTTGTCCGTGGAAAAATAGGAGATAAAATTATTGACAATACCCAAGAAAGCGAATTAAATACCTGGCTAAAACACCTTGATGAAATTAAACCGGCTGAAGTACAGGTATATTCCATTGACCGGAGACCGCCACTGGCGCAACTTGAAAAAATAAGCAGGGAAGAACTTCTTGAAATTGCTAATAAAGTTGAGCAACTGAATCTGAAAGCTATCGTTTATTAA
- a CDS encoding MBL fold metallo-hydrolase produces the protein MKILFVTAEHFKLDGGACFGVVPKSLWSQIYPADENNMIVFALRNLLVKEENRMILFDTGVGNKQDEKFRSHFYISGENNLMDSLHSLGFSPDDITDVVHTHLHFDHCGGTFRKNKAGDIVPTFKNAVLWCSQAQWNWANKPNKREKASFLIENLSPMEQSGKLRLIEKEKQFTENIFLRFSNGHTEGQIIPIIRHKDKTLAYMADFIPTTAHIPMPYVAAFDTRPLLSMDEKQNFLNEAVENNYILLFQHDALNECCTLQNTGKGIRLKEKGTLDFFLNT, from the coding sequence ATGAAAATTCTTTTTGTAACTGCTGAGCATTTCAAACTCGACGGAGGGGCTTGTTTCGGTGTGGTACCAAAATCTTTATGGAGTCAAATTTACCCGGCAGATGAAAATAATATGATAGTTTTTGCCCTCCGGAACCTTTTGGTTAAAGAGGAAAACAGAATGATTCTCTTTGATACCGGAGTGGGAAACAAACAGGACGAAAAGTTCAGAAGCCATTTTTATATAAGCGGCGAAAATAATCTTATGGATTCCTTACATTCACTTGGTTTTTCACCAGATGATATTACCGATGTAGTGCATACTCACCTTCATTTTGACCATTGCGGAGGCACATTCCGGAAAAACAAGGCAGGCGATATCGTTCCAACTTTTAAAAATGCTGTTCTCTGGTGCTCACAGGCACAATGGAACTGGGCCAACAAGCCTAATAAGCGTGAAAAAGCTTCTTTTCTGATAGAGAACCTGTCCCCTATGGAACAAAGCGGGAAACTTAGACTTATTGAAAAAGAAAAACAGTTCACCGAAAACATTTTTCTGCGCTTTTCCAACGGGCATACCGAAGGGCAAATCATTCCCATAATACGCCACAAGGATAAAACGCTGGCCTATATGGCTGACTTTATTCCAACTACTGCCCATATTCCCATGCCTTATGTGGCGGCTTTTGACACAAGGCCTTTGCTTTCGATGGATGAAAAACAAAACTTCCTGAATGAGGCTGTGGAAAATAATTATATTTTGCTTTTTCAGCACGATGCACTGAATGAATGTTGCACGTTGCAAAACACGGGAAAAGGCATCCGCCTTAAAGAAAAAGGAACGCTCGATTTTTTTCTGAACACTTGA